In Aedes albopictus strain Foshan chromosome 3, AalbF5, whole genome shotgun sequence, the following are encoded in one genomic region:
- the LOC109433397 gene encoding uncharacterized protein LOC109433397: MLAVDCLVGGLLLCSIGVNILALGAFWVTPSLRTTANRFVINLLIVNLVCCIILGPSLLLNAFTSKTTASTAQPSTVVVLAATTVSTSTTNATAATTSGNTGLPYATVVNATASDGSSVNNQTDRIVKCLNATTTTTTIECDTILIRSGVNIEDVLHVKTVRDDVIDLKLTLTKIRCWGLDLAVALGALSVLLVVGDTWCAITDPLRYHSRISELKAWAFIATTWLLGIAFGIASGFRGDQKNITLFNNRITSSEAAAALESSHLNNKNLTAVHHDNGLINHLNISEDLYNTIFSYTYFVIVILLPFALVCGMYWRIFSEARESGQRMRQNGSSPLLQSALNLAAVSAQKQAEKQAEQLRQQSDRDGCDGLTMKIDKQIHYEDETITVNSIQQNSSIKPKDVCLKPLLSPTPTPTHQCKEISEEKPAIVQIANSATAVELLSAPISRPKPSMKQDRNHNIMLTPPTEPQGKIRRNHSAGRLVSFSEQNQEIRPGLRQVHSTPNFQKLASQEFDHIGNHHILSLPAVHVPPKALSYMTSIRHRLSNASSLFKYREESRAARISILVIIMFLVSYLPYGVLVLMQGHVDLVLVSDQALLAIFTVVIANLSSPFIFAYRNKRVRRGVKRLLGIDKKTNERLQKLTSSNTHFNNNNYNANISFHQATPNGTGAGTGPDGADSFGGQHHKSHKVRIASLSRSNSSCKYLTPNHAAAVAVANGFIVEFERYPSDELNSLCIQKKSILKRVCDSSRKWGCNFATNSCTSNDEQTEV; this comes from the coding sequence ATGTTAGCCGTAGACTGCCTGGTCGGTGGATTATTGCTTTGCTCGATCGGTGTGAATATCCTAGCGTTGGGCGCTTTCTGGGTCACCCCTAGTTTGCGAACGACTGCGAATCGGTTCGTGATTAACTTGCTGATTGTGAACTTGGTATGTTGTATAATTTTGGGCCCATCGTTGCTGCTGAATGCATTTACATCGAAAACGACGGCATCGACGGCACAGCCGTCAACGGTCGTGGTGCTGGCCGCAACCACCGTGTCAACCTCGACGACAAACGCTACGGCGGCAACGACCTCCGGAAACACTGGACTTCCATACGCGACCGTAGTGAATGCCACCGCCAGTGACGGTAGTAGTGTAAATAATCAAACTGATAGGATAGTTAAATGCTTGAACGCCACCACAACTACAACCACCATCGAATGTGATACTATATTGATAAGAAGCGGTGTAAATATCGAAGATGTGCTGCACGTGAAAACTGTCCGTGATGATGTAATCGATCTGAAACTGACGCTAACCAAGATAAGATGTTGGGGGCTCGACTTGGCCGTGGCTCTCGGTGCTCTCTCGGTACTGCTGGTAGTCGGTGATACATGGTGTGCCATTACCGATCCCCTGCGGTACCATTCTAGGATTTCCGAGCTCAAGGCTTGGGCATTTATCGCAACGACTTGGCTGCTGGGGATAGCCTTCGGAATTGCTTCCGGATTTCGTGGTGATCAGAAAAACATTACACTGTTTAACAACCGGATAACAAGTTCTGAAGCAGCGGCAGCGCTCGAATCTAGTCATTTAAATAATAAAAACCTAACGGCCGTCCACCACGATAATGGCCTCATAAATCATCTCAACATTTCCGAGGATTTGTACAACACCATTTTCTCCTACACGTACTTTGTGATTGTGATTCTGTTGCCGTTTGCACTGGTATGTGGCATGTATTGGAGGATATTTTCGGAAGCTCGCGAGAGCGGTCAGCGGATGCGGCAAAATGGGTCCTCTCCGCTGCTACAGAGTGCACTGAATCTGGCAGCCGTGTCGGCACAGAAGCAGGCAGAAAAACAAGCCGAGCAGCTGCGCCAGCAATCGGACCGAGACGGGTGCGACGGGCTGACTATGAAAATCGATAAGCAGATTCATTATGAAGATGAAACCATCACTGTAAATAGTATTCAACAAAATAGTAGTATTAAACCCAAGGATGTCTGCCTGAAGCCTTTGTTGTCACCGACGCCGACACCCACTCACCAGTGCaaggaaatttcggaagaaaaaccGGCCATAGTACAAATAGCAAACAGTGCCACCGCAGTGGAGCTACTGTCCGCACCAATTAGCAGACCAAAGCCATCAATGAAACAAGACCGGAATCACAACATCATGCTAACGCCCCCGACAGAACCACAAGGCAAAATTCGACGCAACCACAGTGCTGGTCGACTGGTCAGCTTCAGTGAACAAAACCAGGAAATTCGTCCTGGTTTGCGGCAGGTTCACTCAACTCCGAACTTTCAAAAACTCGCATCACAGGAGTTTGACCACATCGGTAATCATCACATTCTCTCCCTGCCCGCCGTACACGTGCCTCCCAAGGCGCTCAGCTACATGACTTCGATTCGACATCGACTCTCAAATGCATCTTCCTTGTTCAAATACCGCGAAGAATCACGTGCAGCTCGAATCAGCATTCTGGTGATAATTATGTTTCTGGTATCGTATCTCCCGTACGGAGTGCTGGTACTGATGCAGGGCCATGTAGACTTGGTGTTGGTTTCCGACCAAGCCCTGCTGGCCATATTCACGGTGGTCATCGCGAACCTCAGCTCGCCATTCATCTTCGCGTACCGGAATAAACGAGTCCGCCGGGGCGTCAAGCGGTTGCTCGGGATTGACAAGAAAACCAACGAGCGGCTACAGAAGCTCACCAGCAGCAACACccacttcaacaacaacaactacaacGCCAACATTAGCTTTCATCAGGCCACCCCCAACGGGACCGGCGCCGGAACCGGACCGGATGGAGCCGACTCCTTCGGCGGCCAGCACCACAAATCGCACAAGGTACGAATCGCCAGTCTGTCGCGGAGTAATAGTTCGTGCAAGTACCTTACCCCGAACCACGCGGCGGCCGTCGCCGTGGCCAACGGGTTCATCGTCGAGTTCGAGCGGTATCCGTCGGACGAGCTCAACAGCCTGTGCATCCAGAAGAAATCGATACTGAAACGAGTCTGTGATAGCTCCCGGAAGTGGGGCTGCAACTTTGCCACCAACTCCTGCACCAGCAACGACGAGCAGACGGAAGTGTAG